A window from Chryseobacterium vaccae encodes these proteins:
- a CDS encoding WbqC family protein, whose amino-acid sequence MNMTNVLLPVFYMPPISWFSVFLNPENEIIFEQFENFPKQTYRNRANIYGANGKLSLIIPINHNGKREFKDMEISYREEWRNLHWKSIKTAYQSSPYFEYYEDKFRKIFDMKEKFLLDFNLKGLEVIQQILKTEKAHSLNKEYIKNPEEINFRDKFSAKRPSEFGMEEYYQTFSEKYGFLEDLSVLDLVCNKGPESLMYIKNIK is encoded by the coding sequence ATGAATATGACGAATGTATTATTGCCGGTATTTTATATGCCTCCGATCTCATGGTTCTCAGTGTTTTTAAACCCTGAAAACGAAATTATATTTGAACAGTTTGAAAACTTTCCTAAACAGACCTATAGAAACAGAGCCAATATCTACGGGGCAAATGGAAAACTTTCATTAATTATCCCAATCAACCACAACGGGAAAAGAGAATTCAAAGATATGGAGATCTCTTACAGGGAAGAATGGAGAAATCTTCATTGGAAATCAATCAAAACGGCTTATCAGAGTTCGCCTTACTTCGAATATTATGAAGATAAATTCAGAAAGATCTTTGATATGAAAGAAAAATTCCTTCTTGACTTTAACCTTAAAGGCCTGGAAGTAATCCAACAGATACTGAAAACAGAAAAGGCACACTCTTTGAATAAAGAATATATCAAAAATCCGGAAGAGATAAATTTCAGAGACAAATTCTCAGCAAAACGTCCTTCAGAATTCGGAATGGAAGAATATTATCAGACCTTTTCCGAGAAATACGGGTTTTTAGAAGATCTTTCGGTTCTGGACCTTGTCTGCAACAAAGGCCCGGAATCATTGATGTATATTAAAAATATCAAATAA
- a CDS encoding S8 family serine peptidase — translation MKKVLLAAVFLAGFSYSYAQEAKAANIDPNEDKDLMTWYHKDFSSTKVYGVNTENAYKYLESKGLKPKTVIVGVLDSGVQVDHPGLVKNIWTNPNEVPGNGKDDDGNGYIDDVHGWNFIGGKNGDIGIDNMEVTRVVAKYKPVFEGSDSAKNKANQAKMPEEFALYMKSKELFNKNSIEARQSFQTYTMINDLIPNMVRLLGGKSVTAETINAIKPTDQKDAIALQVLGQVSQSPDFNGKTSAEFEKLMKEQMKEALDEYTPKAQQYDLSYDPRKEIVGDNYDDYTEKNYGNNHYEGLDAEHGTHVAGIIAGLPQGKVVQYGIASKVAKIMTVRTVPNGDERDKDVANAIRYAVDNGAKILNMSFGKPVSPGKNVVWDAFKYAEDKGVLLVKAAGNENEDVAEHLAYPTNFKNVTDEKPFVNNVMVVGASTNKNDALRASFSNYNKKMVNVFAPGEEIYSTVPKNDYKYLQGTSMASPVAAGAAAVLLAYMPDLKPYQIIEALVKSSNHSAGQFSEYSQAAGVIDVKKAAEYAYTNFYNGKKSTSSKPAKSVKKGVKK, via the coding sequence ATGAAAAAGGTATTATTAGCGGCTGTTTTTTTAGCAGGATTCAGTTATTCTTATGCACAGGAAGCCAAAGCGGCAAACATAGATCCCAATGAAGATAAAGATCTGATGACCTGGTATCATAAAGATTTTTCTTCTACAAAAGTATACGGGGTAAATACTGAAAATGCATACAAATATTTAGAATCGAAAGGTCTGAAGCCTAAAACAGTTATTGTAGGAGTTTTGGACAGCGGAGTTCAGGTAGATCATCCGGGATTGGTAAAAAATATCTGGACAAACCCTAACGAAGTTCCGGGAAACGGAAAAGATGATGACGGAAACGGCTATATTGATGATGTTCACGGATGGAATTTCATCGGTGGAAAAAATGGAGACATTGGTATTGACAATATGGAGGTAACAAGAGTGGTTGCCAAATATAAGCCGGTTTTCGAAGGAAGCGATTCCGCTAAAAATAAAGCCAATCAGGCGAAAATGCCGGAAGAATTTGCTCTGTACATGAAATCCAAAGAGCTTTTCAATAAAAACAGCATTGAGGCCAGACAAAGCTTCCAGACGTATACCATGATCAATGATCTTATTCCTAATATGGTCAGATTATTAGGCGGTAAATCGGTAACGGCAGAAACGATCAATGCTATTAAGCCGACTGATCAGAAAGATGCCATTGCACTTCAGGTTTTAGGCCAGGTTTCTCAAAGCCCTGATTTCAACGGGAAAACTTCAGCAGAATTTGAAAAGCTGATGAAAGAACAGATGAAAGAAGCGCTTGATGAGTATACTCCAAAAGCTCAGCAATACGATTTAAGCTATGATCCGAGAAAAGAGATTGTAGGGGATAATTATGATGATTATACGGAGAAAAATTACGGAAACAATCATTATGAAGGACTGGATGCAGAACACGGAACACACGTTGCTGGTATTATTGCTGGACTTCCGCAAGGAAAAGTCGTTCAGTATGGAATAGCTTCAAAAGTAGCGAAAATCATGACTGTAAGAACCGTTCCCAATGGTGATGAAAGAGATAAAGATGTTGCCAACGCCATCAGATATGCTGTGGATAACGGTGCTAAAATTTTGAACATGAGTTTCGGAAAGCCTGTGTCTCCAGGGAAAAACGTAGTCTGGGATGCTTTCAAATATGCTGAAGATAAAGGCGTTCTTTTAGTAAAAGCAGCCGGAAATGAAAACGAAGATGTAGCAGAACACTTGGCTTACCCTACCAACTTTAAAAATGTAACAGATGAAAAACCATTTGTTAACAATGTGATGGTAGTAGGAGCAAGTACCAATAAAAATGATGCTCTGAGAGCAAGCTTCTCCAATTACAACAAAAAAATGGTAAACGTCTTTGCTCCGGGTGAAGAAATATATTCTACTGTTCCTAAGAATGATTACAAATACCTTCAGGGAACTTCTATGGCATCCCCGGTAGCAGCAGGGGCAGCAGCTGTATTATTAGCTTATATGCCCGATCTTAAACCTTACCAGATCATAGAGGCACTGGTAAAAAGCAGTAACCATAGCGCGGGCCAGTTTTCTGAGTATTCTCAGGCAGCTGGTGTAATTGATGTGAAGAAAGCTGCAGAATATGCATATACCAACTTCTATAACGGAAAAAAATCAACCAGCAGCAAGCCTGCGAAATCCGTAAAAAAGGGTGTTAAAAAATAG
- a CDS encoding lipocalin family protein, translated as MKKLLLAGMLGTSLFAVSCSSVKKAETSQNQRSEYLKLKGDWQIVSVDYEKGYKIKPFDEGADAQCFVGSHWRLIPNNYSGAYTLNGGGACPAVTQPIKFEVKNGDTFMFKKIAAGTKAKQNTAGYSLTITNQAADQFSLVQDVPFDGNTVKVVYNFQRTGIK; from the coding sequence ATGAAAAAGTTACTACTTGCAGGGATGTTGGGAACATCACTTTTTGCAGTGTCTTGTTCCTCAGTGAAAAAAGCAGAAACATCACAAAACCAAAGATCTGAATACCTTAAGTTAAAAGGTGACTGGCAGATTGTAAGCGTAGATTATGAAAAGGGATACAAGATCAAGCCTTTTGATGAAGGAGCAGATGCTCAGTGTTTTGTAGGCAGTCATTGGAGACTGATCCCGAATAATTACAGCGGTGCTTATACTTTAAACGGAGGAGGTGCATGCCCGGCAGTGACACAACCTATCAAATTTGAAGTTAAAAACGGTGATACTTTCATGTTCAAAAAAATCGCTGCAGGAACAAAAGCTAAGCAAAATACTGCAGGATATTCTTTAACAATTACCAATCAGGCTGCAGATCAGTTCTCTTTAGTACAGGATGTTCCTTTTGACGGAAATACCGTAAAAGTTGTTTACAACTTCCAGAGAACAGGAATAAAATAA
- a CDS encoding OmpA family protein, translating into MKFTKTYIGALFLSSALLLTSCEAVQNSNHQQRGTAVGAASGAVIGGILGNNVGKGKNGALGAVLGGIIGGVAGNVIGNKMDKQAKDIKETLPGAEVERVGDGIKVTMNESIVNFAFDSSNLTSVAQTNLDKLAKVLVDNPDTNINIYGHTDSKGSDSYNLALSQRRADAVKAYLSGKGIASSRMFTKGEGEAMPVASNDTDEGRAKNRRVEFAITANEKMINDAKQGQ; encoded by the coding sequence ATGAAATTTACTAAAACATATATAGGAGCACTTTTCTTATCATCAGCATTGTTATTAACAAGCTGTGAAGCCGTTCAGAATTCTAATCACCAACAAAGAGGTACTGCGGTAGGAGCTGCATCAGGAGCTGTAATTGGAGGTATCCTTGGAAATAATGTAGGGAAAGGTAAAAATGGTGCTTTAGGAGCCGTATTAGGAGGTATTATCGGTGGTGTTGCAGGTAACGTAATCGGTAACAAAATGGATAAGCAGGCTAAAGATATTAAGGAAACTTTACCGGGAGCTGAAGTAGAAAGAGTAGGAGATGGTATTAAAGTAACCATGAACGAAAGTATTGTAAACTTTGCTTTCGATTCTTCAAATCTTACTTCTGTTGCTCAAACCAACCTTGATAAATTAGCAAAAGTTCTTGTTGATAACCCGGATACCAATATTAATATCTACGGACATACAGACAGTAAAGGATCTGATTCTTACAACCTTGCCCTTTCTCAGAGAAGAGCAGATGCTGTAAAAGCATACTTATCAGGGAAAGGAATTGCATCAAGCAGAATGTTTACTAAAGGAGAAGGAGAGGCAATGCCGGTGGCAAGCAATGATACAGATGAAGGAAGAGCTAAAAACAGAAGAGTTGAGTTTGCTATTACAGCCAATGAAAAAATGATTAATGATGCCAAACAAGGGCAATAA
- a CDS encoding decaprenyl-phosphate phosphoribosyltransferase, whose protein sequence is MKKYLKLLRVEQWVKNLFVFVPLFFSGNITNVDLLSKSIFAFIIFSLAASVVYILNDYNDIEADRKHPEKRRRPLASGVISKSKALGILAVLIIIDIALVVAAQLYFHESLWKFSAIIASYFVMNLAYTFKLKHVPIIDIFIIALGFVFRVLAGGYITGINISQWAILLTFVLALVLAIGKRRGELINAQVSGKTRRALDGYNVQFADIALSISVTLAIVCYLMFTLSPEVQGRFHQRVFYTVIFVVFAFLRYLQQTLVYNRTESPTKIVYRDRYIQVTLVLWVAAFLIQIYFKK, encoded by the coding sequence ATGAAGAAATACCTTAAACTGCTCCGGGTGGAGCAATGGGTGAAAAACCTGTTTGTTTTTGTCCCTCTGTTCTTTTCAGGAAACATTACCAATGTAGATCTGCTTAGCAAAAGTATCTTTGCATTCATCATTTTTTCGTTAGCAGCGAGTGTGGTATATATTCTGAACGATTATAATGATATTGAAGCAGATCGTAAACATCCTGAAAAAAGAAGAAGACCTCTTGCAAGCGGTGTTATTTCAAAATCAAAAGCATTGGGAATTCTTGCGGTACTTATTATCATCGATATTGCTTTGGTAGTTGCAGCCCAGCTTTACTTTCATGAATCTTTGTGGAAATTCAGTGCTATTATTGCATCTTATTTTGTGATGAATCTGGCCTATACTTTTAAACTGAAGCATGTTCCGATCATTGACATTTTTATTATAGCGCTGGGTTTTGTATTCAGGGTATTAGCAGGCGGTTATATTACAGGAATCAATATTTCGCAGTGGGCTATTCTGCTGACTTTTGTACTGGCACTGGTGCTGGCCATCGGAAAAAGAAGAGGAGAACTTATCAATGCACAGGTTTCGGGGAAAACAAGACGGGCGCTGGATGGGTATAACGTACAGTTTGCTGATATTGCGCTTTCCATTTCTGTAACATTGGCTATCGTATGCTATCTGATGTTTACATTATCACCTGAGGTCCAGGGAAGATTCCATCAAAGGGTTTTCTATACCGTGATATTTGTTGTTTTTGCATTTCTGAGGTATCTGCAGCAGACTTTAGTATATAACAGAACGGAATCTCCTACAAAAATTGTTTACCGGGACCGCTATATACAAGTTACCTTAGTGCTTTGGGTAGCCGCATTTCTAATTCAAATCTACTTTAAAAAATGA
- a CDS encoding FAD-binding oxidoreductase, which yields MKPNFTQKVTNWGNFPVVEKEMRSEDSFRKIKDFVLNHNEVIARGNGRCYGDASLGENIFSTKKLNKFISFDRLNGVIECESGVLLSDVLEIAVPQGYFLYVTPGTKFVSVGGAIASDVHGKNHHAEGCFSEYVVEFKLMTESGGIITCSREENPDKFWATIGGMGLTGIILTAKFKLKNIESAYIRQESIKAENLDEIFRLFDESENWTYTVAWIDCLQKGKNLGRSILMRGEHAFQHELPQNLAKQPLRLKGKLQPTVPFYFPGFVLNALTVKIFNLLYYKKQTKKEVKNFIDYETFFYPLDAINDWNKIYGKSGFIQYQMVIPKEAGKEGMKKILETIAASGNGSFLAVLKLFGKNNPEAYNSFPFEGYTLALDFKVNSKLKKLVEKLDDIVQEFGGRIYLTKDSMSRSSLTNYLKNIQSPKFVSLQHKRIINNNS from the coding sequence ATGAAGCCGAATTTCACACAGAAAGTTACAAACTGGGGCAATTTCCCGGTGGTAGAAAAAGAAATGAGATCTGAAGACAGTTTCAGAAAAATCAAGGACTTTGTATTGAATCATAATGAAGTGATTGCAAGAGGGAATGGAAGGTGCTACGGAGATGCTTCATTGGGAGAAAACATATTTTCAACCAAAAAACTCAATAAATTTATTAGTTTTGACCGTCTCAATGGAGTCATAGAATGTGAGTCCGGCGTGCTGCTTTCGGATGTGCTTGAGATTGCTGTTCCACAGGGATATTTTTTATATGTAACTCCGGGAACTAAATTTGTGTCGGTAGGCGGGGCAATTGCCTCTGATGTTCACGGTAAAAACCACCATGCTGAAGGCTGCTTCTCCGAATATGTTGTTGAATTTAAACTCATGACGGAAAGCGGAGGGATCATTACCTGTTCCAGAGAAGAAAATCCGGATAAATTCTGGGCTACAATCGGAGGGATGGGGCTTACCGGGATTATTCTTACCGCAAAATTCAAACTTAAAAATATAGAATCAGCCTATATACGACAGGAAAGTATTAAAGCAGAAAATCTGGATGAGATCTTCCGGCTTTTTGATGAAAGTGAAAACTGGACGTATACAGTAGCCTGGATAGACTGCCTTCAGAAAGGAAAAAATTTAGGAAGAAGTATTCTGATGAGAGGGGAACATGCCTTTCAGCATGAGCTTCCTCAAAATCTGGCAAAACAACCGTTAAGGCTGAAAGGAAAATTGCAGCCTACCGTTCCGTTTTATTTCCCCGGATTTGTTCTGAATGCCCTTACCGTAAAGATTTTTAATCTTTTGTATTATAAGAAACAGACGAAAAAAGAAGTCAAAAACTTTATCGATTACGAAACGTTCTTCTATCCGTTGGATGCCATCAATGACTGGAACAAGATCTATGGAAAATCCGGCTTTATCCAATATCAGATGGTCATTCCAAAAGAAGCCGGTAAAGAAGGAATGAAAAAGATCCTTGAAACCATAGCTGCAAGCGGAAACGGCTCTTTTCTGGCGGTTTTAAAACTGTTCGGAAAGAATAATCCTGAGGCTTATAATTCGTTTCCTTTTGAGGGCTATACGCTGGCTCTTGATTTTAAGGTGAATTCAAAACTGAAAAAACTGGTAGAAAAACTGGATGACATCGTTCAGGAGTTCGGAGGAAGGATTTATCTGACCAAAGACAGCATGAGCCGTTCGTCATTGACGAATTACCTTAAAAATATTCAAAGTCCTAAATTTGTGTCTTTGCAGCACAAAAGAATCATAAACAACAATTCATAA
- a CDS encoding SDR family NAD(P)-dependent oxidoreductase, protein MIVLGSTSEVAQAFVEKALQEGEKFEKIYLFTSSKETTERFARHIDVKFLQQSEVVELDLMKEIDYNKFDYINSNVLFCAVGYLGEGTEEGLYDNRNTERIIDINYARLVPVMNYFAHKFESRRSGTIIGLSSVAGERGRQSNFIYGSAKAAFTAYLSGLRNYLFDKKVHVLTIKPGFMATKMTEGLPLNPKLTATPKQAAACIYKAFKKQKNVAYVLPIWSIIMMIIRNIPEFIFKKLKL, encoded by the coding sequence ATGATAGTTCTGGGAAGTACGTCTGAAGTAGCACAGGCGTTTGTGGAAAAGGCTCTCCAGGAAGGAGAAAAATTTGAAAAGATCTATCTTTTCACTTCAAGTAAAGAAACTACGGAACGATTTGCGAGACATATCGACGTAAAATTTCTTCAGCAGTCTGAAGTTGTAGAACTTGACCTGATGAAAGAGATTGATTATAATAAATTTGATTATATCAATTCAAATGTATTATTTTGTGCCGTAGGATATTTGGGTGAAGGAACGGAAGAAGGTCTTTATGATAACAGGAATACAGAACGGATTATTGATATCAATTATGCCAGGCTGGTTCCGGTGATGAACTATTTTGCCCATAAATTTGAGAGCAGGAGATCGGGAACCATTATCGGGCTTTCATCTGTAGCCGGAGAGCGTGGAAGACAAAGCAACTTTATTTACGGAAGTGCAAAAGCCGCTTTTACAGCTTATTTAAGCGGACTTAGAAACTATCTTTTTGATAAAAAAGTACATGTTTTGACCATAAAACCCGGGTTTATGGCGACCAAAATGACGGAAGGGCTGCCACTGAATCCTAAACTGACTGCAACTCCTAAACAGGCCGCTGCATGCATTTATAAAGCATTCAAAAAACAGAAGAATGTAGCGTATGTTTTGCCGATTTGGAGTATTATTATGATGATTATCAGGAATATTCCTGAGTTTATATTCAAAAAATTAAAGCTTTAG
- a CDS encoding HAD family hydrolase → MKKLYCFDFDGTLTYKDTMFMYLKFYDSTKFRIQFLRHVPLFILLKLKLAETEKVKKSFIGSILKGQTKEKIEMKSKQFFEQHYPKIVRENALDFIQNIDRNNTQSLLVTASLDIWVKPFAEELKMQLVSTRAEFKNGVFTGNFIGKNCNGNEKLVRIKAEINDSKYDKIIAFGDTSGDRQMLKWANEGHYQFFH, encoded by the coding sequence ATGAAAAAATTGTATTGTTTTGATTTTGACGGAACCTTAACGTATAAAGATACCATGTTTATGTATCTTAAATTCTACGATTCTACCAAATTCCGCATACAGTTTTTAAGACATGTCCCGCTTTTTATTCTGTTGAAACTGAAACTGGCAGAAACTGAAAAAGTAAAGAAAAGTTTTATTGGCTCTATTCTTAAAGGACAGACCAAAGAAAAGATTGAAATGAAGTCTAAACAGTTTTTTGAACAGCATTATCCTAAAATTGTAAGGGAAAATGCCTTGGACTTTATTCAAAATATCGATAGGAATAATACACAAAGTTTATTGGTAACTGCTTCGCTGGACATCTGGGTGAAACCGTTCGCTGAAGAACTCAAAATGCAGCTCGTTTCTACACGTGCAGAGTTTAAAAATGGGGTTTTTACAGGAAATTTTATCGGCAAAAACTGCAACGGAAATGAAAAACTGGTGAGAATAAAAGCCGAAATAAACGATTCTAAATACGATAAAATAATCGCTTTTGGAGACACTTCCGGTGACCGTCAGATGCTTAAATGGGCAAATGAGGGTCATTACCAATTTTTTCATTAA
- a CDS encoding cysteine desulfurase family protein yields the protein MNKIYLDNAATTPLSEEVIDAMVGTMKMNFGNPSSTHSFGQEAKILIENVRRQVADYLHVTPAEIIFTSCGTESNNMIIKSSVEHLGVQRIISSPLEHKCVSESILDMKSRKGVEVNYIRPNEKGDIDLNKLEELLKASDKKTLVSLMHANNEIGNIADIKKIAQLCKENNALFHSDTVQTMAHMNLDFSDIMVDFASCSAHKFHGPKGIGFAFIRKSSGLKGIITGGPQERSLRAGTENVCGIVGLGKALELSLNHMAEYTAHMQEIKDYAKESLSAAIPGIKFNGRSAEKENSLYTVLSALLPYKNPLIGLQLDMKGIAISQGSACSSGASKPSMVMMMVLSEDEMDGCTPLRISFSHMTTKEEIDALVEALKEISKDYAIEKTNVEHR from the coding sequence ATGAATAAAATATACCTGGATAATGCTGCTACGACTCCTCTTTCAGAAGAAGTAATCGATGCAATGGTGGGTACCATGAAAATGAATTTCGGAAATCCGTCTTCTACTCACAGTTTCGGACAGGAAGCCAAAATTTTGATCGAAAACGTGAGAAGACAGGTGGCAGACTATCTTCATGTAACGCCTGCAGAGATCATCTTTACCTCTTGCGGAACAGAATCGAACAACATGATCATCAAATCAAGTGTAGAACACCTTGGTGTACAACGAATCATCAGTTCTCCTCTGGAACATAAATGTGTTTCTGAGAGTATTCTGGATATGAAAAGCAGAAAAGGAGTAGAGGTAAACTATATCCGTCCTAATGAAAAAGGTGATATTGATCTTAATAAGTTAGAAGAATTATTAAAAGCATCCGACAAAAAAACGCTGGTGAGCTTGATGCATGCCAATAATGAGATCGGAAATATTGCTGATATTAAAAAGATTGCACAGCTGTGTAAAGAAAATAATGCCTTGTTCCACTCAGATACGGTGCAGACCATGGCTCATATGAATCTTGATTTTTCTGATATCATGGTGGATTTTGCTTCATGCAGTGCCCATAAATTCCATGGTCCGAAAGGAATAGGTTTTGCCTTTATCAGAAAATCATCGGGACTGAAGGGGATTATTACCGGAGGACCTCAGGAAAGAAGTTTAAGAGCCGGAACTGAAAATGTATGCGGTATTGTAGGACTTGGAAAAGCACTGGAGCTTTCTCTTAACCATATGGCGGAATATACTGCCCACATGCAGGAAATCAAGGATTATGCAAAAGAAAGTCTTTCTGCTGCTATTCCGGGGATTAAATTCAACGGAAGAAGTGCTGAAAAGGAGAACAGTCTTTATACGGTTTTAAGCGCATTATTGCCTTATAAAAATCCTTTGATTGGTCTTCAGCTGGATATGAAAGGAATTGCGATCTCCCAGGGGAGTGCGTGTTCTTCCGGAGCATCTAAGCCTTCTATGGTGATGATGATGGTGCTTTCTGAGGATGAAATGGACGGTTGTACGCCGCTTCGTATCTCTTTCAGCCATATGACGACCAAAGAAGAAATTGACGCGCTTGTTGAGGCGTTAAAAGAGATTTCAAAAGATTACGCTATAGAAAAAACAAATGTTGAGCATAGATAG